A region from the Parabacteroides sp. FAFU027 genome encodes:
- a CDS encoding linear amide C-N hydrolase: protein MKKSIFHFSILLIGVFVLNTFSSNACSAFMLKGKGYCTIGFNENWKTMPGIVVVNPRGIEKQSLSWNFLTAEIATSEKRIKWKSKYGSVSFNLLGIDMPCYGMNEKGLFIVELYLDKTFSTPDSTKASMFWAQWIQYQLDRYASVPELIANLDKAPVIDWWPTFPGSHFFVSDKKGNTAALEIIDGVFRVSTAKAMPIPVLCNKPYQQELQSLNKYQAFGGAEPFNLYSRKWDDRFEKAAHLLKSYDSSKMSPLTYSWNLLDSVKPGQWQFVADVLNEELYFRSNVGKAIKCLKLNQCDFSNKLSILYLDINSMSEGNVHSNLMPLTVSLNRNYVEQGFPVGYENAAFYKSRGYVNLKHAIDEYVRRTYRLKE, encoded by the coding sequence ATGAAAAAATCTATTTTTCATTTCTCTATTCTCCTGATAGGAGTCTTCGTGCTAAATACATTCTCATCAAATGCCTGTTCGGCTTTTATGTTAAAAGGAAAAGGCTATTGCACGATCGGATTTAATGAAAACTGGAAAACAATGCCCGGGATAGTCGTAGTCAATCCCAGGGGGATAGAAAAACAGAGTCTGAGTTGGAATTTTCTGACCGCTGAGATAGCTACTTCTGAAAAACGGATCAAATGGAAGTCTAAATATGGATCGGTTAGCTTCAACCTCCTTGGAATAGATATGCCCTGCTACGGAATGAATGAAAAAGGGCTTTTCATCGTGGAGCTTTATTTGGATAAAACTTTTTCGACCCCTGACAGCACCAAAGCATCTATGTTTTGGGCCCAATGGATACAATATCAGCTCGACCGTTATGCTTCTGTACCAGAGCTAATCGCCAATCTCGATAAGGCACCGGTGATCGATTGGTGGCCAACATTCCCCGGCAGTCATTTTTTTGTGAGCGATAAAAAGGGAAACACTGCTGCTTTAGAGATAATTGATGGCGTTTTTCGGGTATCAACAGCTAAGGCAATGCCAATTCCAGTGCTTTGCAATAAACCCTATCAGCAAGAATTGCAAAGTTTGAATAAATACCAGGCATTCGGAGGTGCAGAACCCTTCAATCTTTATTCCCGGAAATGGGATGATCGTTTTGAAAAAGCGGCCCACCTTTTGAAATCGTATGATAGCAGTAAGATGTCTCCTTTGACCTATTCGTGGAATTTACTCGATAGCGTGAAGCCCGGACAATGGCAATTTGTAGCCGATGTTCTCAATGAGGAGCTCTATTTTCGTTCCAATGTAGGTAAAGCAATCAAATGTTTGAAGCTTAATCAATGTGACTTCTCGAACAAATTGTCAATACTTTATTTGGATATTAATTCTATGTCAGAGGGTAATGTTCATTCGAATCTAATGCCTCTCACTGTTTCCCTTAATCGTAATTATGTGGAGCAAGGATTTCCAGTCGGGTATGAGAATGCTGCGTTTTATAAATCCCGGGGGTACGTGAATTTGAAACATGCAATAGATGAATACGTACGCCGAACATATCGGTTGAAAGAATAG
- a CDS encoding carboxymuconolactone decarboxylase family protein produces the protein MSRKKIYQEIEHMMGVVPSMFKTLPDSVLETEWQLFKKTQIEDAAIPAKYRELIGLGIAAAMKCQFCAYFHTQMAKLNGATDAEIENAVHIAKDSSGWSTYIHGMQIDFAQFKKEIDQACAHIREEMHLMRH, from the coding sequence ATGAGCCGCAAGAAAATTTATCAGGAGATTGAACACATGATGGGAGTGGTTCCCTCTATGTTCAAGACGTTGCCTGATTCAGTTCTGGAAACTGAATGGCAACTATTCAAGAAAACTCAGATCGAAGATGCCGCTATTCCAGCAAAATATCGTGAACTAATCGGTCTGGGCATTGCAGCAGCAATGAAATGTCAGTTTTGTGCATATTTCCATACTCAGATGGCCAAGCTAAATGGCGCCACTGATGCTGAAATCGAAAATGCCGTACACATTGCTAAGGATTCCTCCGGATGGAGCACTTATATTCATGGAATGCAGATTGACTTTGCACAGTTTAAGAAAGAAATTGACCAGGCTTGTGCACATATCCGTGAAGAGATGCATCTTATGCGTCACTAA
- a CDS encoding nucleoside hydrolase-like domain-containing protein produces the protein MTKHILLLLFVLSTMTLAAQQPVPVKPRILISTDIGGTDPDDNQSMAHLLMYSDRFHIEGLVSSPSYGNGSTKEILRMIGLYEKDLPQLRKHRNGLASPDYLRSVTRQGHRGNAPYIGYAEASEGSEWIIRCARKKSTQPLWILGWGGLEDLAQALHDAPDIQDKIRVYWIGGPNKKWSANSYAYIAANFPNIWFIEVNSSYYGFFSNNDSPDSIRSTNYYGHCIQARGYLGKDFKNYYKGEVKMGDTPSLLYMMDGNPSDPTRESWGGSFEKFTYSPRVIFNRTTTVADTVAFCTVMEFHFQGPVINLRPDSACFYMETIYKNNIQRWPGYYLGNGEYALRYIPKQAEVVNYRFTSGVAGFASGEGRIVVTNNWPGKPHATDYQLGANWFTDKADLSLYDGKIQGGKTILKWRSDILSDWAKRWSWLAK, from the coding sequence ATGACAAAACACATTCTGCTACTTCTCTTTGTACTATCTACAATGACACTGGCGGCTCAACAGCCTGTTCCCGTAAAACCACGTATCCTGATCAGCACAGATATCGGTGGCACCGATCCTGATGATAATCAGTCGATGGCTCATTTACTCATGTATAGCGACCGGTTTCATATCGAGGGGCTGGTCTCCTCCCCTTCCTATGGCAATGGAAGCACCAAGGAGATTCTGCGAATGATCGGGTTGTACGAAAAAGATCTACCGCAACTCCGGAAGCACCGGAATGGCCTGGCATCACCTGATTATCTGCGCTCTGTTACCCGGCAGGGACACCGGGGCAATGCACCCTACATCGGGTATGCCGAAGCATCAGAGGGTTCGGAGTGGATTATCCGCTGTGCCCGCAAAAAAAGCACACAACCTTTGTGGATATTGGGCTGGGGAGGTCTGGAGGATCTGGCCCAGGCACTACACGATGCTCCGGATATTCAAGATAAAATCAGGGTTTACTGGATCGGAGGTCCAAACAAGAAGTGGAGCGCAAACAGTTACGCCTATATTGCAGCGAACTTCCCCAACATTTGGTTTATTGAAGTCAACTCCTCCTATTACGGGTTCTTTTCCAATAATGATTCCCCTGACAGTATCAGGAGCACCAACTACTACGGCCATTGCATCCAGGCCAGAGGATATTTGGGAAAAGACTTCAAAAACTATTACAAGGGAGAAGTAAAGATGGGCGATACCCCTTCGTTGCTCTACATGATGGATGGCAATCCCTCTGACCCGACCCGTGAAAGCTGGGGCGGAAGCTTCGAAAAGTTCACCTACAGTCCGAGGGTGATATTTAACCGGACTACCACTGTGGCCGACACTGTCGCTTTTTGTACCGTGATGGAGTTTCACTTCCAGGGTCCTGTGATTAACCTTCGGCCTGACTCTGCCTGTTTTTACATGGAGACTATCTACAAGAATAATATCCAGCGATGGCCCGGGTACTATCTGGGAAACGGAGAATATGCGCTTCGGTATATTCCCAAGCAGGCTGAAGTGGTCAACTACCGCTTTACATCCGGCGTTGCTGGATTTGCATCCGGAGAAGGCCGCATCGTAGTGACCAACAACTGGCCGGGAAAACCTCATGCAACCGATTATCAGCTGGGTGCAAACTGGTTCACCGATAAGGCTGACTTGTCACTCTATGACGGAAAGATTCAGGGAGGAAAAACAATACTGAAATGGAGGAGCGATATTTTGTCCGATTGGGCAAAACGCTGGAGTTGGTTGGCAAAGTGA